Proteins from one Sander lucioperca isolate FBNREF2018 chromosome 16, SLUC_FBN_1.2, whole genome shotgun sequence genomic window:
- the LOC116035698 gene encoding membrane progestin receptor alpha-B-like — translation MATIVMERIGRVFISLQQIRELPRMLTDAAPSMPGTVRDTEVPYYFRERYVCTGYRPLYQDWRYYFLSLFQRHNETINIWTHLLAFLVILVRLRQLAETVDFVGDPHSWPLLILILSSLTYSAFSAAAHLLGGKSELCHYIFFFLDYVGVAQYQYGSAIVHFYYAVDESLHRHVHGIFMPAATVLSCLSCLGCCYGKYFNHSLPTWVRKVGQVVPSTLAFFWDSSPVAIRLMSWSPASNDPAISYHFGQVAFFLSCSFFFTFPLLERCFPGRCDFVGQSHQIFHVLLSCCTLCQIHASHLDYVGRRKLYSCLHKSGEAALFVGLYVVTLVGCALVVAFMLKKAKQVLDFKAKSK, via the coding sequence ATGGCGACCATTGTGATGGAGAGAATTGGGCGAGTGTTCATCAGCCTGCAGCAGATCAGGGAGCTTCCTCGGATGCTGACTGATGCTGCACCCTCCATGCCCGGCACCGTAAGAGACACCGAGGTTCCCTACTACTTCAGGGAGCGCTACGTCTGCACCGGCTACCGGCCACTCTACCAAGACTGGCGCTattacttcctgtctttattCCAGCGCCACAATGAGACAATCAACATCTGGACTCACCTGCTGGCATTTTTAGTTATTCTGGTTAGATTACGGCAACTCGCTGAGACTGTGGACTTTGTTGGTGATCCTCATTCATGGCCCCTGTTGATCCTCATCCTGTCCTCCTTGACCTACTCGGCATTCAGCGCAGCAGCTCACCTACTGGGTGGAAAGTCTGAGCTGTGTCATTACATCTTCTTCTTTCTGGACTATGTTGGGGTAGCCCAGTATCAGTACGGCAGTGCTATAGTTCACTTTTACTATGCTGTGGATGAGAGCTTGCACAGACACGTGCATGGGATCTTCATGCCCGCTGCCACTGTCCTCAGCTGTCTGTCATGCCTGGGATGCTGCTATGGCAAGTACTTCAACCACAGCTTACCGACGTGGGTGCGTAAGGTGGGTCAGGTGGTGCCCTCAACCCTCGCCTTTTTCTGGGACAGCAGTCCTGTGGCTATAAGACTCATGTCATGGTCTCCAGCCAGCAATGACCCAGCCATTAGCTATCACTTTGGCCAGGTGGCTTTCTTTCTCAGCTGCAGCTTCTTCTTTACCTTCCCTCTGCTAGAGCGCTGCTTCCCTGGGCGGTGCGATTTCGTGGGACAGAGTCATCAGATCTTCCATGTACTCTTATCTTGCTGCACCCTGTGTCAGATCCATGCCTCTCACCTCGACTACGTGGGCCGTAGGAAGCTGTACTCATGTCTGCATAAGAGCGGTGAGGCTGCTCTCTTTGTGGGATTGTACGTGGTCACTTTGGTTGGATGTGCGCTAGTTGTTGCCTTCATGCTGAAGAAAGCTAAACAAGTGCTTGATTTCAAAGCCAAGTCCAAATGA